The Janthinobacterium lividum genome has a window encoding:
- a CDS encoding PLP-dependent aminotransferase family protein, with the protein MKIENPNPIQWRFAERAEQLQSSFIREILKITQRPEIISFAGGLPSPATFPVEEMKTAFDKVLSNNGKVALQYGPTDGYLPLRQWIADSLSSNGSTIMPEQVLMTSGSQQALDLLGKVLIDEGSRVLVETPSYLGALQAFSVYRPEFVSVDTDDEGLVPSSINPVADGARLLYALPNFQNPTGRSLSMARRVELVETCARHGLPLIEDDPYGALSYSGEPYPKMINMNPDGVIYMGSFSKVLTPGIRLGYVVAPMPLVRRLELAKQAADLHTSQLTQMVVHEVIKDGFLDRHIPSIRSLYGNQCQAMLSALEEHFPAGVTWTKPEGGMFIWVTLPKHIDAMKLLDEAIANKVAFVPGAPFYANTPDTHTLRLSFVTVPPERIREGIAILGKLIAAKM; encoded by the coding sequence ATGAAAATTGAAAATCCGAATCCGATCCAATGGCGCTTTGCCGAACGTGCGGAACAGCTGCAAAGCTCGTTCATCCGCGAAATCCTGAAGATCACGCAGCGTCCCGAGATCATCTCGTTTGCCGGCGGCCTGCCCTCGCCTGCCACCTTCCCCGTGGAAGAAATGAAGACCGCCTTCGACAAGGTACTGTCCAATAATGGCAAGGTGGCCCTGCAATACGGCCCGACAGACGGCTACCTGCCGCTGCGCCAGTGGATCGCCGACTCCTTATCCAGCAATGGCAGCACCATCATGCCGGAACAAGTGTTGATGACGTCCGGCTCGCAGCAGGCGCTGGACTTGCTGGGCAAGGTCCTGATCGACGAAGGCAGCCGTGTGCTGGTGGAAACCCCCAGCTACCTGGGCGCCCTGCAGGCGTTTTCCGTCTACCGTCCCGAATTCGTTTCCGTCGATACCGATGACGAAGGCCTGGTACCGTCGTCCATCAACCCCGTCGCCGATGGCGCGCGCCTCTTGTACGCGCTGCCGAACTTCCAGAACCCGACGGGCCGCAGCCTGTCCATGGCGCGCCGCGTGGAACTGGTGGAAACCTGCGCCCGCCACGGCCTGCCGCTGATCGAGGATGATCCGTACGGCGCCCTCAGCTACAGCGGCGAGCCGTATCCGAAGATGATCAATATGAATCCGGATGGCGTGATCTACATGGGCTCATTCTCGAAAGTGCTCACGCCCGGCATCCGCCTCGGCTACGTGGTGGCGCCGATGCCACTGGTGCGCCGTTTGGAACTGGCCAAGCAGGCGGCCGACCTGCACACGTCGCAACTGACGCAGATGGTCGTGCATGAAGTGATCAAGGATGGCTTCCTGGACCGGCATATCCCCAGCATCCGCAGCCTGTATGGCAACCAGTGCCAGGCCATGCTGTCGGCACTGGAAGAGCACTTCCCGGCCGGCGTCACCTGGACGAAGCCTGAAGGCGGCATGTTCATCTGGGTCACCCTGCCGAAACACATCGACGCCATGAAATTGCTCGATGAAGCCATCGCCAACAAGGTCGCCTTCGTGCCGGGCGCGCCGTTCTACGCTAACACGCCGGACACGCACACCCTGCGCCTGTCGTTCGTGACTGTGCCGCCGGAACGCATCCGCGAAGGTATCGCCATCCTGGGCAAACTGATCGCCGCAAAAATGTAA
- a CDS encoding diguanylate cyclase, producing the protein MSSGSAEHFQRRDAAILIVDDAPANLELLRKLMSEQGYQTYVATSGERALAIAQRAHPDLILLDVLMPDMDGIETCRRLKQHPLTQGIPIIFMSAKTETEDVVAGFDCGAVDYISKPLRMAEVCARVRAQLQIRSNNETQQEQAERLRTIVNNMAEGLLIIEADGRIQYTNPACDQYLGYRENELAGRFIGELLSPLVTQEYLDYFAMYAANPEKAHKHGTREVAIRHRNGEALSMDLTLTPMYLRQPLYIGLLHDITHHKQSEDALQRAAYLDPLTQIPNRRHFDSFLEKEWQRAVRGGGTLSLVVLDVDHFKLYNDSLGHPAGDSCLQQVAQAIASHAARPGDLAARYGGEEFVLLFADTDAEGALHLAVAIRAHIEALQLPHPKSITSPWITVSIGVATIRPHQLDKREALFVAADRALYVAKEGGRNQVRVTQSGSAAWETVKALVLR; encoded by the coding sequence ATGAGTTCAGGCAGTGCGGAACATTTCCAGCGGCGCGACGCCGCTATTTTGATTGTCGACGATGCGCCGGCCAACCTTGAGCTGCTGCGCAAGCTGATGAGCGAGCAAGGTTATCAAACCTATGTCGCCACGTCCGGCGAACGGGCGCTGGCGATCGCCCAGCGCGCCCATCCCGATTTGATCCTGCTCGACGTGCTGATGCCGGACATGGACGGCATCGAAACGTGCCGGCGCCTCAAACAGCATCCGCTGACGCAGGGTATCCCCATCATCTTCATGAGCGCCAAGACGGAAACGGAAGACGTGGTGGCCGGCTTCGACTGCGGCGCCGTCGATTACATCAGCAAACCGCTGCGCATGGCCGAAGTGTGCGCGCGCGTGCGCGCCCAGCTGCAAATCCGCAGCAACAATGAAACCCAGCAGGAACAGGCCGAGCGCCTGCGCACCATCGTCAACAACATGGCCGAGGGCTTGCTGATCATCGAAGCCGATGGCCGCATCCAGTACACCAACCCGGCCTGCGACCAGTACCTGGGCTACCGCGAAAACGAACTGGCCGGGCGCTTCATCGGCGAGCTGCTCAGCCCCCTGGTGACGCAGGAATACCTCGATTACTTCGCCATGTACGCAGCCAACCCGGAGAAGGCGCACAAGCACGGCACGCGCGAAGTGGCAATCCGCCACCGCAACGGCGAGGCGCTGAGCATGGACCTGACCCTGACGCCCATGTACCTGCGCCAGCCCCTGTATATCGGCCTGCTGCACGACATCACGCACCACAAGCAGTCGGAAGACGCCTTGCAGCGCGCCGCCTATCTCGACCCGCTGACGCAGATCCCCAACCGCCGGCATTTCGACAGCTTCCTGGAAAAGGAATGGCAGCGCGCCGTGCGCGGCGGGGGCACCCTGTCGCTGGTGGTGCTCGACGTCGACCACTTCAAGCTGTACAACGACAGCCTGGGCCACCCGGCAGGCGACAGCTGCCTGCAGCAGGTGGCGCAAGCCATCGCCTCACACGCCGCCCGCCCGGGCGACCTGGCGGCCCGCTACGGCGGCGAGGAATTCGTCCTGCTGTTCGCCGACACGGATGCCGAAGGCGCCCTGCACCTGGCCGTCGCCATCCGCGCGCACATCGAGGCACTGCAATTGCCGCACCCGAAATCGATCACTTCGCCGTGGATCACCGTCAGCATCGGCGTGGCGACCATCCGCCCGCACCAGCTGGACAAGCGCGAAGCGCTGTTCGTCGCCGCCGACCGCGCCCTGTACGTGGCCAAGGAAGGGGGCCGCAACCAGGTGCGCGTCACGCAATCGGGCAGCGCGGCCTGGGAAACGGTCAAGGCGCTCGTCCTGCGTTAA
- a CDS encoding TonB-dependent hemoglobin/transferrin/lactoferrin family receptor, with protein sequence MKSSSKQGLTPLAAALALALGGAHGHAWAAAMADKADAVQMPAISVFGDAISAGTAGRSYISSADIERQQADNVASLLDTLPGVDLAGTARPSGQSLNIWGFNKVQDVKVILDGVPKGFEKYRQGSIFIEPELIKQIEVNKGAHTSLYGNGGFGGVITVETKDAQDLLEGGENVGAMLKYSRHSNNAENDATVAVYGRSADGRFDAMAFTTQRKSDDLRKPDGKPFRFSAIDAPSSLAKLNIRLTPEQLLTLTAMKSGSTGWGPFAAMGEDVPTPTDAEIKKYGLEEAWQRKAVYRDQDDDTYSVKWQYAPQDNPWIKLTASAGYSHTDQHDKRLPSASLGSYLGSLGNESWASYVDRIAEVRNESVFTTGAISHVLQTGLQWHKNVRDTLMYYPSSTALKDPSYNYGYFQPYYMPAGRQETTGLYLQDAMTYGDLTVTAALRHDRVVSEGVPNKASRYNSPLAAAGHDFSEKAHEDWSPRLGLFWKASSSVALFGDLSRTWRAPTIDEMYSNEYYVSSRLGSSTPGTSRDLAVERVTAVRTGVMLHRQNMFMERDDVQLRLTAYRNKVSDNIGPRLGILIEGYVPGSGKVPPALSSYRNLAGFRTQGVEVESYYNSPRLFASASLSKQRGTRTGSQRDPWGQDEPVSTVAPDKLMAGLGWRMPDLGVSIGWQGRFVAKQDRVLPVGNVYRLPPSKGYALHTLFASWNGKQGVWRGTEVRLTVDNVFNRNYMPYLSEAVTGVGRNAKLSVSRKF encoded by the coding sequence ATGAAGAGCAGCAGCAAACAAGGATTGACCCCGCTGGCCGCCGCGCTGGCGCTGGCATTGGGCGGCGCGCATGGCCATGCGTGGGCGGCAGCGATGGCCGATAAGGCCGATGCGGTGCAGATGCCCGCCATCAGCGTGTTTGGCGACGCCATCAGCGCCGGCACGGCCGGACGCTCGTATATCAGCAGCGCCGACATCGAACGCCAGCAGGCCGACAATGTCGCCTCCTTGCTCGACACCTTGCCCGGCGTGGACCTGGCCGGCACGGCCCGTCCCAGTGGCCAGAGCCTCAATATCTGGGGCTTCAATAAAGTGCAGGACGTGAAAGTCATTCTCGACGGCGTGCCCAAGGGCTTTGAAAAATACCGCCAGGGTTCCATCTTCATCGAGCCGGAATTGATCAAGCAGATCGAGGTCAACAAGGGTGCGCACACAAGCTTGTACGGTAATGGCGGCTTCGGCGGCGTCATCACGGTCGAGACCAAGGATGCGCAAGACCTGCTGGAAGGCGGCGAGAACGTGGGCGCCATGCTGAAGTATTCGCGCCACTCGAACAATGCGGAAAACGACGCCACCGTGGCCGTGTACGGCCGCAGCGCAGATGGCCGCTTCGATGCGATGGCCTTCACCACGCAGCGCAAGTCGGACGATTTGCGTAAACCCGATGGCAAGCCATTCCGTTTTTCCGCCATCGACGCGCCATCGAGCTTGGCGAAGCTGAATATTCGCCTGACGCCGGAGCAACTGCTGACCCTGACGGCCATGAAGAGCGGCAGCACGGGTTGGGGCCCGTTCGCCGCCATGGGCGAGGACGTGCCTACGCCTACCGATGCGGAAATCAAGAAGTATGGCCTGGAAGAAGCGTGGCAGCGTAAGGCCGTTTACCGCGACCAGGACGACGACACCTATTCCGTGAAGTGGCAGTACGCGCCGCAGGACAATCCATGGATCAAGCTGACGGCAAGCGCCGGCTATTCGCACACGGACCAGCATGACAAGCGCCTGCCGTCCGCTTCGCTGGGTTCCTACCTGGGATCGCTGGGCAACGAGAGCTGGGCCTCGTACGTGGACCGCATCGCGGAGGTGCGCAACGAAAGCGTGTTTACGACAGGCGCCATTTCGCACGTGCTGCAAACGGGCCTGCAATGGCACAAGAACGTGCGCGACACCCTGATGTACTACCCGTCGTCGACGGCGCTGAAGGACCCCAGCTACAACTATGGCTACTTCCAGCCCTACTACATGCCGGCCGGGCGCCAGGAAACCACAGGCCTGTATCTGCAGGATGCGATGACGTATGGCGACCTGACGGTGACGGCGGCCCTGCGCCATGACCGCGTCGTATCCGAGGGTGTGCCGAACAAGGCGTCGCGCTACAACAGCCCGCTGGCGGCGGCCGGCCACGACTTCAGCGAAAAGGCGCACGAAGACTGGTCGCCTCGCCTGGGCCTGTTCTGGAAGGCCTCGAGCAGCGTGGCGCTGTTCGGCGACTTGAGCCGCACCTGGCGCGCGCCGACGATCGACGAGATGTATTCGAATGAATACTATGTGTCGTCCAGGCTCGGTTCATCGACGCCGGGCACTAGCCGCGATCTGGCCGTCGAGCGCGTGACTGCCGTGCGCACGGGCGTCATGCTGCACCGGCAGAACATGTTCATGGAGCGCGACGACGTGCAGTTGCGCCTGACGGCGTACCGCAACAAGGTCAGCGACAATATCGGCCCGCGCCTGGGCATCCTGATCGAAGGCTATGTACCGGGATCGGGCAAGGTGCCGCCAGCCCTGTCGTCCTACCGCAACCTTGCCGGTTTCCGCACGCAGGGCGTGGAGGTCGAGTCTTACTACAACTCGCCGCGCCTGTTTGCCAGCGCTTCGCTGTCGAAGCAGCGCGGCACGCGCACCGGTTCCCAGCGCGACCCGTGGGGTCAGGACGAACCGGTGTCGACCGTCGCGCCGGATAAATTGATGGCGGGCCTGGGCTGGCGCATGCCCGACCTTGGGGTCAGCATTGGCTGGCAGGGCCGCTTCGTGGCGAAGCAGGACCGCGTCCTGCCAGTGGGGAATGTTTACCGCCTGCCACCGTCGAAAGGCTATGCGCTGCACACCTTGTTCGCATCGTGGAATGGCAAACAGGGCGTGTGGCGCGGCACGGAAGTGCGGCTGACGGTCGATAATGTCTTCAACCGCAACTACATGCCGTACCTGAGCGAAGCGGTGACTGGTGTGGGACGCAATGCGAAGCTGAGCGTGTCGAGGAAGTTTTAA
- a CDS encoding FGGY-family carbohydrate kinase, giving the protein MASVSGQGPYILAIDNGTQSVRALLFDREGMLAAKAQVFLEAYYSEHPGWAEHDADGYWQAVCEACQQLWRGTVIEKSSVAGVAVTTQRGTVVNVDEHGAPLRPAITWLDQRSTRDIPQLAPWWRAAFRAMRLDGTITYFRREAEINWISAHQPDIWRRTHKFLLLSGFLNHRLCGRYVDSTGSQVAYIPFDYKRHAWAGRFDWKWQALAVKPSMLPELVTPGTRMGAITRAAAAATGIPEGTPLLAAAADKACEVLGAGCVEPHVACLSYGTTATINTTNRKYVEVTRFIPPYPAAMPGAYSTEVQIFRGYWMVNWFKEQFGDRERAAAAEDGTGLSAEALFDRLVEAVPPGSMGLMLQPYWSPGIKVPGPEAKGAMIGFGDVHTRAHIYRAILEGLAYALREGKERIEQRSGIAITELRIAGGGSQSDAAMQLTADIFGLPAARAHVYESSGLGAAIAAAVGLGWHADFPAAVQAMTRKGKLFQPHPEHRKIYEQLYRRVYSKMYARLQPLYREIADITGYPE; this is encoded by the coding sequence ATGGCGAGCGTATCCGGCCAGGGGCCGTACATTCTTGCCATCGACAATGGCACGCAAAGCGTGCGCGCGCTGCTGTTCGACCGGGAGGGGATGTTGGCGGCCAAGGCGCAAGTGTTCCTGGAAGCGTATTACTCGGAGCACCCCGGCTGGGCCGAGCACGACGCCGACGGCTACTGGCAAGCCGTGTGCGAAGCGTGCCAGCAGCTGTGGCGCGGCACCGTCATTGAAAAATCGTCGGTCGCAGGCGTGGCCGTGACGACGCAGCGCGGCACGGTGGTCAACGTGGATGAACATGGCGCACCCTTGCGGCCCGCCATTACCTGGCTAGACCAGCGCAGCACGCGCGACATCCCGCAACTGGCGCCGTGGTGGCGCGCCGCCTTCCGCGCCATGCGCCTCGATGGCACGATCACATATTTCCGTCGTGAGGCCGAGATCAACTGGATTAGCGCGCACCAGCCCGACATCTGGCGCCGTACGCACAAATTCCTGCTGCTGTCGGGTTTTTTGAATCACCGCCTCTGCGGGCGCTACGTCGATTCGACAGGATCGCAAGTGGCGTATATTCCGTTCGATTACAAGCGCCACGCCTGGGCCGGGCGCTTCGACTGGAAGTGGCAGGCGCTTGCAGTGAAACCCTCCATGCTGCCCGAGCTGGTGACCCCGGGCACGCGCATGGGCGCCATCACCAGGGCGGCCGCTGCGGCGACGGGCATCCCGGAAGGCACGCCGCTGCTGGCGGCCGCCGCCGACAAGGCGTGCGAAGTGCTGGGCGCCGGCTGCGTCGAGCCGCATGTGGCGTGCCTGAGCTACGGCACCACGGCCACCATCAATACGACCAACCGCAAGTATGTGGAAGTGACGCGCTTCATTCCGCCGTATCCGGCCGCCATGCCGGGCGCCTACAGCACGGAGGTGCAGATTTTCCGCGGCTATTGGATGGTCAACTGGTTCAAGGAGCAGTTCGGCGACCGCGAACGGGCGGCGGCCGCCGAAGATGGTACGGGCTTGTCCGCCGAAGCGCTGTTCGACCGCCTGGTCGAGGCCGTGCCGCCCGGTTCCATGGGGCTGATGCTGCAGCCGTACTGGAGTCCCGGCATCAAGGTGCCGGGACCGGAAGCGAAGGGCGCCATGATCGGCTTTGGCGACGTGCACACGCGCGCGCACATCTACCGCGCCATCCTCGAAGGGCTTGCGTACGCGCTGCGCGAAGGCAAGGAGCGCATCGAGCAGCGCAGCGGCATCGCCATCACGGAGCTGCGCATCGCGGGCGGCGGTTCGCAGAGCGATGCGGCCATGCAGCTGACGGCCGACATCTTCGGTTTGCCCGCCGCGCGCGCCCACGTGTATGAAAGTTCTGGCCTGGGTGCGGCCATCGCCGCCGCCGTGGGCCTGGGCTGGCATGCGGACTTTCCCGCCGCCGTGCAAGCCATGACGCGCAAGGGCAAGCTATTCCAGCCGCATCCCGAGCACCGCAAAATCTACGAGCAGTTGTACCGGCGCGTGTACAGCAAGATGTATGCGCGGCTGCAGCCCCTGTACCGAGAAATCGCCGACATCACAGGCTATCCGGAATAG
- a CDS encoding glycerol-3-phosphate dehydrogenase/oxidase: MNRAELPGLLARNWDVLIVGGGITGAGILLEAARRGLKALLVEQRDFAWGTSSRSSKLVHGGLRYLKQGQFAMTRESVHERQALLTDAAGLVEPQGFAFGDYTGRKPGRRQFMLGLAIYDVMAGRRARRYVDAADFTMLAPHIRREDLQGGMLYQDAKTDDARLVLRVLQEARRHGGVAVNYLGVASLLREGQRVVGATLIDGVGGEKPTVRARLVISATGAWADALRGQVGEKPKLRPLRGSHLLLPAWRLPLAQAVSLMHPHDGRPVFAYPWEGVTLVGTTDVDHGASLDLEPAITRGEFAYLLAALRWQFPQLALGDDDVLATFAGVRPVIGSGQLDPSKEAREHALWLENGLLTVAGGKLTTFRVIALDALRRAAPLLPGWQADLRPLPIFDATPPLSGKALLLDGEQRERLLGRHGAAAQALCEAAQDGELEQIPGTQTLWAQLRWGARNEDVQYLDDLLLRRTRLGLQLAGGALAIMPRLRAICQDELGWDDVRWDAEQARYLALWRRHYSVPQGE; the protein is encoded by the coding sequence GTGAACAGGGCGGAGCTGCCTGGCCTCCTGGCGCGCAACTGGGATGTGCTGATCGTCGGCGGCGGCATCACGGGCGCCGGCATCCTGCTGGAAGCGGCGCGGCGCGGCTTGAAGGCGCTGCTGGTGGAGCAGCGCGATTTCGCCTGGGGTACGTCGAGCCGCTCCTCGAAGCTGGTGCACGGCGGCTTGCGCTACCTGAAGCAGGGACAGTTCGCGATGACGCGCGAGTCGGTGCATGAGCGGCAAGCCTTGCTGACGGATGCGGCCGGGCTGGTCGAGCCGCAGGGCTTCGCCTTTGGCGATTACACCGGCAGGAAGCCGGGCCGGCGCCAGTTCATGCTGGGCCTGGCGATCTATGACGTGATGGCGGGCCGGCGCGCGCGCCGCTATGTGGATGCGGCGGACTTTACCATGCTGGCGCCGCACATCCGGCGCGAAGACCTGCAGGGCGGCATGTTGTACCAGGACGCCAAGACGGACGATGCGCGCCTTGTGCTGCGCGTGCTGCAGGAGGCGCGCCGCCATGGCGGCGTGGCCGTCAATTACCTGGGCGTGGCATCGCTGCTGCGAGAGGGGCAGCGGGTCGTCGGTGCCACCTTGATCGATGGCGTCGGCGGCGAAAAGCCAACGGTGCGCGCGCGCCTGGTGATCAGCGCCACGGGCGCCTGGGCCGACGCCTTGCGCGGCCAGGTGGGAGAAAAACCGAAACTGCGGCCCTTGCGTGGCAGCCATCTGCTGCTGCCGGCCTGGCGCCTGCCGCTGGCGCAAGCCGTCAGCCTGATGCACCCGCACGATGGCCGCCCCGTGTTTGCGTATCCTTGGGAGGGCGTGACCCTGGTGGGCACCACCGATGTCGACCACGGCGCCAGCCTGGACCTGGAACCGGCCATCACACGCGGCGAATTTGCATATCTGCTGGCGGCACTGCGCTGGCAGTTCCCGCAACTGGCGCTGGGCGACGACGATGTGCTGGCCACGTTTGCCGGCGTGCGTCCCGTGATCGGCAGCGGACAGCTTGACCCGTCGAAGGAAGCGCGCGAACATGCGCTATGGCTGGAAAACGGTTTGCTCACGGTGGCGGGCGGCAAGCTGACGACGTTTCGCGTGATCGCCCTCGACGCATTGCGCCGCGCCGCGCCGCTGCTGCCGGGCTGGCAGGCGGATTTGCGCCCCTTGCCGATTTTCGACGCCACGCCTCCCTTGTCGGGCAAGGCCTTGCTGCTCGATGGCGAACAGCGCGAACGGCTGCTGGGGCGTCATGGCGCGGCCGCGCAAGCCCTGTGCGAGGCGGCGCAGGACGGCGAACTGGAGCAGATTCCCGGCACGCAGACCCTGTGGGCACAGCTGCGCTGGGGCGCGCGCAACGAGGACGTGCAGTACCTGGACGACCTGCTGCTGCGGCGCACGCGCCTCGGTTTGCAACTAGCTGGCGGCGCACTTGCTATCATGCCGCGCTTGCGCGCCATCTGCCAGGATGAACTGGGCTGGGATGATGTACGCTGGGATGCGGAACAGGCGCGCTACCTGGCCCTGTGGCGCCGCCATTACAGCGTGCCGCAAGGCGAATGA
- a CDS encoding FAD-binding oxidoreductase, whose product MQRWNGWGDESITYALSDEALAFLGERLGPGSPMLDATFDDACARVPASRLAPHPLIDTEPATRVRHALGHSLPDWFKLRHGRIGAVPDGVAFPDSALQVRQLLAYARQACVAVIPHGGGTSVAGHLTVAAGPRPVLALSLVRLCALGHLDREAQLATFGAGVYGPDLEAQLRTQGYTLGHYPQSFEYSTLGGWIATRSSGQQSLRYGRIEQLFAGGELETPAGTLNIPTFPASAAGIDLREMVLGSEGRLGILTQATVRVSPLPPYEAFHAVFFAGWDQAQAAVRALAQSRLPLCMLRLSNALETQTMLTLAGHKRLVGLLERYLSLRGCGEGKCMLMVGVSGETGPARAALRGALSLARRHRGVHVGRRMGDKWKQGRFRNVYLRNGAWEHGYVIDTVETAVDWPRVTTMMVALEQAGASALAQHGEQVHAYTHLSHVYAQGASVYTTYVYRLAPTFEENMARWRTLKDAASAAIVANGGTISHQHGVGTDHAPWLVAEKGELGIAAMRALLRHFDPQGMMNPGKLLSDLGGGL is encoded by the coding sequence ATGCAACGCTGGAATGGCTGGGGAGACGAGAGCATCACCTATGCGCTCAGTGACGAGGCGCTGGCCTTCCTGGGCGAGCGCCTGGGACCGGGCAGCCCCATGCTTGACGCCACCTTCGACGACGCCTGCGCGCGAGTGCCCGCCTCGCGCCTGGCGCCGCATCCGCTGATCGACACCGAGCCTGCCACGCGCGTGCGCCATGCGCTTGGTCATAGCCTGCCCGACTGGTTCAAGCTGCGTCATGGCCGCATCGGCGCGGTGCCCGACGGCGTGGCCTTTCCCGACAGCGCGCTGCAGGTGCGCCAGCTGCTCGCGTATGCGCGCCAGGCGTGCGTGGCCGTCATCCCGCATGGCGGCGGCACCAGCGTGGCCGGGCACCTGACGGTGGCGGCGGGGCCGCGTCCCGTGCTGGCGCTCAGCCTCGTGCGCCTGTGCGCGCTGGGTCACCTGGACCGCGAAGCGCAGCTGGCCACGTTCGGCGCGGGCGTGTATGGTCCCGACCTGGAAGCGCAGCTGCGCACGCAGGGCTACACCCTGGGCCACTATCCGCAGTCGTTCGAATATTCCACCCTGGGCGGCTGGATCGCCACGCGCTCGTCGGGCCAGCAATCCTTGCGCTATGGCCGCATTGAGCAGCTGTTCGCGGGCGGCGAATTGGAAACGCCGGCCGGCACCTTGAACATCCCCACCTTTCCCGCCTCGGCGGCCGGCATCGACCTGCGCGAAATGGTGCTCGGTTCCGAAGGGCGGCTGGGCATCCTGACGCAGGCGACCGTGCGCGTCTCGCCGCTGCCGCCTTATGAAGCGTTCCACGCCGTGTTTTTCGCTGGCTGGGACCAGGCGCAGGCGGCCGTGCGGGCGCTGGCCCAGTCACGCCTGCCCCTGTGCATGCTGCGCCTGTCGAACGCGCTGGAGACGCAAACCATGCTGACCCTGGCCGGCCACAAGAGACTGGTGGGACTGCTGGAGCGCTATTTGTCCCTGCGCGGCTGCGGCGAAGGCAAGTGCATGCTGATGGTGGGCGTCAGCGGAGAAACCGGGCCGGCGCGCGCGGCCCTGCGCGGTGCCCTGTCACTGGCGCGGCGGCACAGGGGCGTGCACGTGGGACGCCGCATGGGCGACAAATGGAAGCAGGGACGCTTTCGCAACGTTTACCTGCGCAACGGCGCCTGGGAACACGGCTACGTCATCGACACGGTGGAAACGGCCGTCGACTGGCCGCGCGTCACGACGATGATGGTGGCGCTGGAGCAGGCGGGCGCCAGCGCGCTGGCGCAGCACGGTGAGCAGGTCCATGCGTACACGCATTTGTCGCACGTGTACGCACAGGGCGCCAGTGTCTACACCACCTATGTGTACCGGCTGGCGCCCACCTTTGAAGAAAACATGGCGCGCTGGCGTACCTTGAAAGACGCGGCCAGTGCCGCCATCGTCGCCAACGGCGGCACCATCAGCCATCAGCACGGCGTGGGCACCGACCACGCGCCGTGGCTGGTGGCGGAAAAGGGAGAGCTGGGCATTGCGGCCATGCGCGCGCTGCTGCGCCACTTCGACCCGCAGGGCATGATGAATCCCGGCAAACTGCTGTCTGACCTCGGAGGCGGCTTGTGA
- a CDS encoding AraC family transcriptional regulator ligand-binding domain-containing protein, with product MTSTDGRVAGAYLQPLLEAAGAHGISAAVLAQAAGLAPHSLEASAPSLALAARDYVCLLDAGARLAGDAHFGLHVGQRVRMGTYSAYGLILLSCSNVGQALEQTARYERLAHDLGRSTLQRDGAVAHYRWTSNYPGASRHLVDSVFAGIRVCGDWLAGMPLPPARLAFYPRWRRRLAAPCDAPRRIRARAGQPAHLRRGRQHGHLRRAITGLARAGTPTSACTPCCASMRNNC from the coding sequence ATGACAAGTACTGACGGCCGGGTCGCCGGCGCCTATCTGCAGCCGCTGCTGGAAGCGGCGGGCGCGCACGGCATCTCAGCTGCCGTCCTGGCGCAGGCGGCCGGCTTGGCGCCGCACAGCCTGGAAGCGTCCGCGCCCAGCTTGGCCTTGGCCGCGCGCGACTACGTGTGCCTGCTCGATGCGGGCGCGCGGCTGGCGGGCGATGCGCATTTCGGCCTGCACGTGGGCCAGCGCGTGCGCATGGGCACCTACAGTGCGTATGGTTTGATTTTACTCAGTTGCAGCAACGTGGGCCAGGCGCTGGAACAGACGGCCCGCTACGAACGGCTGGCGCATGACCTGGGGCGCTCGACCCTGCAGCGCGATGGCGCCGTCGCGCATTACCGCTGGACCAGCAACTACCCGGGCGCCAGCCGGCACCTGGTCGACAGCGTCTTTGCCGGCATCCGCGTGTGCGGCGACTGGCTGGCCGGCATGCCGCTGCCGCCGGCCCGCCTGGCGTTTTACCCACGATGGCGGCGGCGACTTGCTGCACCATGCGACGCACCGCGACGAATACGTGCGCGTGCTGGGCAGCCTGCCCACCTTCGGCGCGGACGCCAACACGGCCACCTTCGACGCGCAATTACTGGACTGGCCCGTGCCGGAACGCCGACGTCAGCCTGTACCCCGTGCTGTGCCAGCATGCGGAACAATTGCTGA
- a CDS encoding helix-turn-helix transcriptional regulator: MLTQRQAAAETSGGAIDAQVHAAIVAGLRQGSARLATVAAALAVTPRTLQRKLADAGTSFQALLDQARYGLARDYLREPDLSLVDIAFLLGYQEQSAFNHAFRTWAGTNPGAWRLQEMLDRQLDRQQAV; encoded by the coding sequence TTGCTGACACAGCGCCAGGCCGCAGCGGAGACGAGCGGCGGCGCCATCGACGCGCAAGTCCACGCGGCCATCGTGGCAGGCTTGCGCCAGGGTTCGGCGCGGCTGGCCACCGTTGCCGCCGCACTGGCCGTAACGCCGCGCACCTTGCAGCGCAAGCTGGCCGACGCGGGCACCAGCTTCCAGGCCCTGCTGGACCAGGCCAGGTACGGCCTGGCGCGCGATTATCTGCGCGAGCCGGATTTGTCGCTGGTCGACATCGCCTTTCTGCTCGGCTACCAGGAACAAAGCGCCTTCAACCACGCGTTTCGTACCTGGGCGGGTACCAATCCTGGCGCGTGGCGCTTGCAGGAAATGCTTGACAGGCAGCTTGACAGGCAGCAAGCCGTTTAG